One genomic segment of Micromonospora sp. WMMC415 includes these proteins:
- the yidD gene encoding membrane protein insertion efficiency factor YidD, which produces MPATAPIHGAAGRPLSLVDRAGRAAILGYRRWLSHRWPGQCRYTPTCSAYGLAAVERHGLAVGGRMAADRLRRCRPDVPCGTHDPVR; this is translated from the coding sequence GTGCCCGCGACCGCTCCCATACACGGCGCTGCCGGCCGGCCACTGTCGCTGGTGGACCGGGCGGGGCGGGCGGCGATCCTCGGGTACCGGCGCTGGCTGTCGCACCGCTGGCCCGGGCAGTGCCGCTACACCCCGACGTGCAGCGCGTACGGGCTGGCCGCGGTCGAGCGGCACGGCCTCGCCGTGGGCGGGCGGATGGCGGCCGACCGGCTGCGGCGCTGCCGACCCGACGTCCCGTGCGGCACCCACGACCCGGTCCGCTGA
- a CDS encoding GGDEF domain-containing protein, which produces MNVFDEVNWAARRAGRYRGLHQEPGGLGLSVGYLIFCGVGIVGYPYLSDVQKMVDFLLLSFATVPAVMIGLNRTPAGHRKPFWFLLAALVSFNASNVAWYWYVFAMRLPSGDGTVVGIFAALAQVFMFAGAITIVVRRGRDDVGGLIDATIVSMVAGGVLWNFLLLPHLRDVDAPAMTQISTCVMVFMLTGIFGCLVRLLLTAREFIPALWFLLTAMGFSLVGVVSVALVVVPGSSDRPAYTDMAYLAGYTAVGLTALARSVVRLLQPGPAPTDELSKERLIFLGLALCAMPAVGSASELLGRDVDTALLAVNTAAVTPLVMLRIWNVWSERVRVLRYQASVDPVTNLPNRAEFLRRLDAALAAGRRVVVLFCDLDGFKTVNDRYGHATGDQVLVDMAGRLRGCVRPGDTVSRFGGDEFVILGLDAQRDDATELCRRIERVFRPPFIVAGGPVRLGASIGVAWNDRPEDGERLIRRADAAMYTAKQDRRAGPGLQICLATSERVTPRS; this is translated from the coding sequence GTGAACGTCTTCGACGAGGTGAACTGGGCGGCGCGCCGGGCGGGCCGATACCGCGGCCTGCACCAGGAGCCGGGCGGGCTGGGGTTGAGCGTCGGCTACCTGATCTTCTGCGGCGTCGGCATCGTCGGGTACCCGTACCTGTCCGACGTGCAGAAGATGGTCGACTTCCTGCTGCTGTCCTTCGCGACGGTGCCCGCGGTGATGATCGGGCTGAACCGGACGCCCGCCGGGCACCGGAAGCCCTTCTGGTTCCTGCTCGCCGCCCTGGTCAGCTTCAACGCCAGCAACGTGGCCTGGTACTGGTACGTCTTCGCGATGCGCCTCCCGAGCGGTGACGGCACGGTCGTGGGGATCTTCGCGGCGCTGGCGCAGGTGTTCATGTTCGCCGGGGCGATCACGATCGTCGTACGGCGCGGGCGCGACGACGTGGGCGGGCTGATCGACGCCACGATCGTGTCCATGGTGGCCGGTGGGGTGCTGTGGAACTTCCTGCTCCTGCCGCACCTGCGGGACGTCGACGCCCCGGCCATGACGCAGATCTCGACCTGCGTGATGGTCTTCATGCTGACCGGCATCTTCGGGTGCCTGGTCCGGCTGCTGCTGACCGCCCGGGAGTTCATCCCGGCGCTGTGGTTCCTGCTCACGGCGATGGGGTTCTCCCTCGTCGGGGTGGTCAGCGTCGCGCTGGTCGTCGTCCCCGGGTCGAGCGACCGGCCGGCGTACACGGACATGGCGTACCTGGCGGGCTACACGGCGGTCGGGTTGACGGCCCTCGCCCGGTCGGTCGTCCGCCTGCTCCAGCCCGGGCCGGCGCCGACCGACGAGCTGAGCAAGGAGCGGTTGATCTTCCTCGGGCTCGCGCTGTGCGCCATGCCCGCCGTGGGCAGCGCCAGCGAACTGCTCGGCCGGGACGTCGACACGGCGCTGCTCGCGGTCAACACCGCCGCCGTGACACCGCTGGTCATGCTGCGGATCTGGAACGTGTGGTCGGAGCGGGTACGCGTCCTGCGCTACCAGGCGAGCGTCGACCCGGTCACCAACCTGCCGAACCGGGCGGAGTTCCTCCGACGCCTGGACGCCGCCCTGGCGGCGGGTCGCCGGGTGGTGGTGCTCTTCTGCGACCTGGACGGGTTCAAGACCGTCAACGACCGGTACGGCCACGCCACGGGCGACCAGGTGCTGGTGGACATGGCCGGGCGGCTGCGCGGCTGCGTCCGCCCCGGCGACACGGTGAGCCGGTTCGGCGGCGACGAGTTCGTCATCCTCGGCCTGGACGCGCAGCGGGACGACGCGACGGAGTTGTGCCGGCGGATCGAGCGGGTCTTCCGCCCGCCGTTCATCGTCGCCGGTGGGCCGGTGCGCCTGGGCGCGAGCATCGGCGTGGCGTGGAACGACCGGCCCGAGGACGGCGAGCGGCTGATCCGGCGCGCGGACGCCGCGATGTACACCGCGAAGCAGGACCGGCGCGCCGGCCCCGGCCTGCAGATCTGCCTCGCCACGTCGGAGCGTGTCACACCCCGGTCGTAG
- a CDS encoding RNA polymerase sigma factor encodes MSESEVRRTVEAVWRLEAGRVVAGIAAIVRDVGQAEELAQDALVAALESWPREGVPANPGAWLTTVGKRRAIDAVRRRQTGERVVAALGRDLDEQVTPDFDAALEDRIEDDLLRLIFVACHPVLSPIARAALTLRLVGGLTTGEIARAFLTTESTVGQRITRAKATLAAARVPFEAPGPAERAERLGSVLEVVYLIFNEGYAATAGDDWMRPTLVQEALRLARQLQGLMPDEPEVHGLAALLEIQASRVHARTGPDGEPILLNDQDRTRWDQLLIRRGLAALDRARSPGTGAVGGAQTGPYTIQAEVAACHARARTPGETDWARIATLYAELARLVPSPVVELNRAVAVAQADGPAAGLEIARALADEPALAQYHLLPSVLGDLLAKLGRQDEARREFERAASLAGNARERALLLDRAAACGS; translated from the coding sequence ATGAGCGAGTCCGAGGTACGGCGCACCGTCGAGGCGGTGTGGCGGTTGGAGGCCGGGCGGGTGGTCGCCGGCATCGCCGCGATCGTCCGCGATGTCGGCCAGGCCGAGGAGTTGGCCCAGGACGCGCTGGTCGCCGCACTCGAATCGTGGCCGCGCGAGGGCGTACCCGCCAATCCCGGCGCGTGGTTGACGACCGTGGGGAAGCGGCGGGCGATCGACGCGGTGCGCCGCCGGCAGACCGGGGAGCGGGTGGTGGCCGCGCTCGGCCGGGACCTCGACGAGCAGGTCACCCCCGACTTCGACGCCGCGCTCGAGGACCGCATCGAGGACGACCTGCTCCGGCTGATCTTCGTGGCCTGCCATCCGGTGCTCTCGCCGATCGCGCGGGCCGCGCTCACCCTGCGGCTCGTCGGCGGCCTCACCACCGGCGAGATCGCCCGCGCCTTCCTCACCACCGAGTCCACCGTCGGCCAGCGGATCACCCGAGCCAAGGCCACCCTCGCCGCCGCTCGCGTTCCCTTCGAGGCCCCCGGACCGGCCGAGCGCGCCGAGCGGCTCGGCTCGGTGCTGGAGGTCGTCTACCTGATCTTCAACGAGGGGTACGCGGCCACCGCCGGCGACGACTGGATGCGCCCCACCCTCGTGCAGGAGGCCCTGCGCCTGGCCCGGCAACTCCAGGGGCTGATGCCCGACGAACCCGAGGTGCACGGCCTCGCCGCGCTGCTGGAGATCCAGGCGTCCCGCGTCCACGCCCGCACCGGCCCCGACGGCGAGCCCATCCTCCTCAACGACCAGGACCGCACCCGCTGGGACCAGCTGCTCATCCGCCGCGGGCTCGCCGCCCTCGACCGGGCCCGCTCGCCCGGCACCGGTGCCGTCGGCGGCGCCCAGACCGGCCCGTACACGATCCAGGCCGAGGTCGCGGCGTGTCACGCGCGGGCGCGTACCCCCGGGGAGACGGACTGGGCGCGGATCGCGACCCTCTACGCGGAGCTGGCCCGGCTGGTGCCCTCGCCGGTCGTGGAGCTGAACCGGGCGGTCGCCGTCGCCCAGGCCGACGGGCCCGCCGCCGGCCTGGAGATCGCCCGGGCGCTGGCGGACGAGCCGGCGCTGGCGCAGTACCACCTGCTGCCGAGCGTGCTCGGCGACCTGCTCGCCAAGCTGGGACGGCAGGACGAGGCGCGGCGGGAGTTCGAGCGCGCGGCCTCGCTCGCCGGCAACGCCCGGGAGCGGGCGCTGCTGCTCGACCGGGCCGCCGCGTGCGGCTCGTAA
- a CDS encoding YciI family protein yields the protein MRYTDGPFTETKELIAGFALLEVRSKDEAVEWSKRFAGIFTDFGLDVEVDVRRAYEGPKAV from the coding sequence ATGCGCTACACCGACGGGCCGTTCACCGAGACGAAGGAACTGATAGCCGGCTTCGCCCTGCTGGAGGTGCGGTCGAAGGATGAGGCGGTGGAGTGGTCGAAGCGGTTCGCCGGCATCTTCACCGACTTCGGGCTGGACGTCGAGGTCGACGTCCGCCGGGCGTACGAGGGACCGAAGGCGGTCTGA
- a CDS encoding VOC family protein — MLDHLGIQVRDLPASLAFYDAVLAPLGARRMMEFPGAVGYGSSAPDFWLSPLDGEAQGVEAHIAFTAADRAAVQAFHDAAVAAGAEVLHAPKLWPEYHATYFGAFVRDPDGNNVEAVCHKPE, encoded by the coding sequence ATGCTCGACCATCTCGGGATCCAGGTGCGTGACCTGCCCGCCAGCCTCGCCTTCTACGACGCCGTCCTGGCCCCGCTCGGGGCCCGCCGCATGATGGAGTTCCCGGGAGCGGTCGGGTATGGCAGCAGCGCCCCCGACTTCTGGCTCAGCCCGCTGGACGGCGAGGCGCAGGGCGTCGAGGCGCACATCGCGTTCACCGCGGCGGACCGCGCGGCGGTGCAGGCGTTCCACGACGCGGCCGTGGCGGCCGGCGCCGAGGTGCTGCACGCCCCGAAGCTCTGGCCGGAGTACCACGCGACCTACTTCGGCGCGTTCGTGCGCGACCCGGACGGCAACAACGTCGAAGCGGTCTGCCACAAGCCGGAGTAG
- a CDS encoding ATP-binding cassette domain-containing protein, protein MNRRWDAALARARLADLGIPPDKPVGRLSGGQRAKVALALALAKRPRLLLLDEPVASLDPLARREFLQTLMGSVADTGTSVLLSSHLLADVERVCDYVIVLNAAQVRLAGPVDDLVVAHRRLVGPRHDGSPVAGVAEIVRASHTDRQSTLLVRIDGPVTDPRWTERDVTLEDVILAHLADGDTKASHEAWGVPA, encoded by the coding sequence CTGAACCGGCGGTGGGACGCCGCGCTCGCCCGCGCCCGCCTGGCCGACCTCGGCATCCCGCCGGACAAGCCGGTCGGCCGGCTCTCCGGCGGGCAGCGCGCCAAGGTCGCGCTCGCCCTGGCCCTGGCCAAGCGGCCCCGGCTGCTGCTGCTCGACGAACCGGTGGCCAGCCTCGACCCGCTCGCCCGGCGGGAGTTCCTCCAGACCCTGATGGGCAGCGTCGCCGACACCGGCACCAGCGTGCTGCTCTCCTCGCACCTGCTGGCCGACGTGGAGCGGGTCTGCGACTACGTGATCGTGCTGAACGCGGCCCAGGTGCGGCTCGCCGGCCCGGTCGACGACCTGGTCGTCGCGCACCGGCGGCTGGTCGGCCCCCGACACGACGGGTCCCCGGTCGCCGGTGTCGCGGAGATCGTCCGGGCCAGCCACACCGACCGGCAGTCCACCCTGCTGGTCCGCATCGACGGGCCGGTCACCGATCCGCGGTGGACGGAGCGCGACGTGACCCTGGAGGACGTCATCCTGGCGCACCTCGCCGACGGCGACACGAAGGCCAGCCACGAGGCGTGGGGGGTGCCGGCATGA
- a CDS encoding YciI family protein produces MRYMLMHKLDENEPLAFDPSPQFIERMGAFIEEAQKAGVFLAGEGLEKSSKESGRITADKGKVTVTDGPFTETKELIAGFALLEVRDKNEAMEWGRRFVNLFIEEGVYVEVDVRRVFEFPEG; encoded by the coding sequence ATGCGCTACATGCTGATGCACAAGCTCGACGAGAACGAGCCTCTCGCCTTCGACCCGAGTCCCCAGTTCATCGAGCGGATGGGCGCCTTCATCGAGGAGGCGCAGAAGGCCGGCGTGTTCCTCGCCGGTGAGGGCCTGGAGAAGAGCAGCAAGGAGTCCGGCCGGATCACCGCCGACAAGGGCAAGGTGACCGTCACCGACGGGCCGTTTACCGAGACCAAGGAGCTGATCGCCGGGTTCGCGCTGCTGGAGGTACGCGACAAGAACGAGGCGATGGAGTGGGGGCGGCGGTTCGTCAACCTCTTCATCGAGGAGGGTGTCTACGTCGAGGTCGACGTCCGCCGGGTCTTCGAGTTCCCGGAGGGCTGA
- a CDS encoding DUF998 domain-containing protein yields the protein MTSTTLTSTRAGVPTPALLAAGMAAGPFFLAVSFAQVFTRDGFDFSRQPLSLLALGDHGWIQIANFVLAGLLTLAGAAGLRRALRGRPGGTWGPALVAVAGVGMVVAGVLTADPSMGWPAGAPEGSPDTMSWHSVGHGVGAMLSFGSLTIACLVLGPRLGRRWAVFSVLVALATVVVMAWPDQGSISVRMAAGSALIFGWLTAVSARLRDLS from the coding sequence ATGACCAGTACGACGTTGACGTCGACCCGGGCCGGCGTACCGACCCCGGCCCTGCTCGCCGCCGGCATGGCGGCCGGGCCGTTCTTCCTGGCCGTGTCGTTCGCCCAGGTGTTCACCCGGGACGGCTTCGATTTCAGCCGGCAACCGCTCAGCCTGCTCGCTCTCGGCGACCACGGCTGGATCCAGATCGCCAACTTCGTCCTCGCCGGGCTGCTGACCCTCGCCGGTGCCGCCGGCCTGCGCCGGGCCCTGCGCGGCCGCCCGGGCGGCACGTGGGGCCCGGCGCTGGTGGCGGTGGCCGGCGTCGGCATGGTCGTGGCCGGGGTGTTGACCGCCGACCCGAGCATGGGCTGGCCGGCGGGCGCTCCCGAAGGCTCGCCCGACACGATGAGCTGGCACTCGGTCGGGCACGGCGTCGGGGCGATGCTGTCCTTCGGGTCGCTCACCATCGCCTGCCTGGTCCTGGGTCCCCGCCTCGGCCGTCGCTGGGCGGTCTTCTCGGTGCTGGTGGCGCTGGCCACCGTCGTCGTGATGGCCTGGCCCGACCAGGGCAGCATCAGCGTCCGGATGGCCGCCGGTTCGGCCCTCATCTTCGGCTGGCTCACGGCCGTGTCCGCCCGCCTCCGCGACCTGTCCTGA
- a CDS encoding ABC transporter permease, whose product MIWLTWRQHRREAFFAVAALAVLGAFMAATGLAMRNAYDDYGLPDCVTRFREIGAGPGLGETCHRAFNQFYDQYDILNLVGVLFLALPLIVGLFWGAPLVAREVEQGTHRLVWTQGVSRRHWALVKFGLVGTAALIASVAYGLGVVWWMVPLNQGWEQGRFDAFFFDMQGVAPIGYTLFAVALGVFAGTVWPRMLPAMAATLVGFVGVRVAVGVLARPRYLPAEELTFPVRGATGEPGRINGDWLLANGVRDASGKLVAPNAQVFCPPGATGPDGRACGADLGLGPGAYNWQLYQPGSRYWLFQTIETGIFVALAALLIVLAVRRIRRLA is encoded by the coding sequence ATGATCTGGCTGACCTGGCGGCAGCACCGCCGAGAGGCGTTCTTCGCCGTGGCCGCGCTCGCGGTCCTCGGGGCGTTCATGGCCGCCACCGGGCTGGCCATGCGCAACGCCTACGACGACTATGGGCTGCCCGACTGCGTGACCCGCTTCCGGGAGATCGGCGCCGGACCCGGTCTCGGCGAGACCTGCCACCGGGCCTTCAACCAGTTCTACGACCAGTACGACATCCTCAACCTGGTCGGCGTGCTGTTCCTGGCCCTACCGCTGATCGTCGGCCTGTTCTGGGGTGCCCCGCTGGTCGCCCGTGAGGTCGAGCAGGGCACGCACCGCCTCGTCTGGACCCAGGGCGTCAGCCGGCGGCACTGGGCGCTGGTCAAGTTCGGGCTCGTCGGCACCGCCGCGCTGATCGCGTCCGTGGCGTACGGCCTCGGCGTGGTCTGGTGGATGGTCCCGCTCAACCAGGGGTGGGAGCAGGGCCGGTTCGACGCCTTCTTCTTCGACATGCAGGGCGTGGCACCGATCGGGTACACCCTCTTCGCCGTCGCGCTGGGCGTCTTCGCCGGCACCGTCTGGCCCCGCATGCTCCCCGCGATGGCCGCGACGCTGGTCGGCTTCGTCGGCGTACGCGTCGCCGTGGGCGTGCTGGCGCGGCCCCGCTACCTGCCCGCCGAGGAGCTCACCTTCCCCGTGCGGGGCGCCACCGGCGAACCGGGCCGGATCAACGGGGACTGGCTTCTCGCCAACGGTGTCCGCGATGCCTCCGGCAAGCTGGTCGCGCCCAACGCGCAGGTGTTCTGCCCGCCGGGCGCCACCGGCCCGGACGGCCGGGCCTGCGGCGCCGACCTCGGGCTCGGGCCGGGCGCGTACAACTGGCAGCTCTACCAGCCGGGCAGCCGCTACTGGCTGTTCCAGACCATCGAGACGGGCATCTTCGTCGCCCTCGCGGCGCTGCTGATCGTCCTCGCCGTCCGCCGGATCCGTCGCCTCGCCTGA